From Pseudomonas sp. AN-1:
GCGACTTCGGATCGGTCTTCGCCGCCGGGTTGACCACGTCGTTGGCGCCGAGCACCAGCACCACGTCGGCCTGGCCGAACTCGGGGTTGATGTCCTCCATCTCGTGCACCTGCTCGTAGGGCACCTCGGCCTCGGCCAGCAGCACGTTCATGTGCCCCGGCATCCGCCCGGCCACCGGGTGGATCGCGTACTTCACGGTCACGCCGCGGTGGGTCAGCTTCTCGGTCAGCTCCATCAGCGCGTGCTGGGCACGCGCCACCGCCAGGCCGTAGCCGGGGACGATGATCACGCTGTCGGCGTTGCCCAAGAGGAACGCGGCGTCGTCGGCCGAGCCGCTCTTCACCGGGCGCTGCTCCTGGCTGCCGGCGACGGTTGCACCGGCTTCGGCGCCGAAGCCGCCGAGGATCACGTTGAAGAACGAGCGGTTCATCGCCTTGCACATGATGTAGGAGAGGATCGCGCCGCTCGAACCGACCAGCGAACCGGCGACGATCAGCATCGAGTTGTTCAGCGAGAAGCCGATGCCGGCCGCCGCCCAGCCCGAGTAGCTGTTGAGCATCGACACCACCACCGGCATGTCGGCGCCGCCGATCGGGATGATGATCAGCACGCCGATCACGAAGGCCAGCGCCACCAGCACGGCGAAGGCGGTCAGGTCACCCGTGAAGGTGAAGGCCAGACCCAGGCCGACGATCGCCAGACCGAAGGCCAGGTTCAGCCAGTGCTGGCCGGCGAAGGTCACCGGGGCGCCCTGGAACAGGCGGAACTTGTATTTGCCGGACAGCTTGCCGAAGGCGATCACCGATCCGGAGAAGGTGATGGCGCCGATGGCTGCGCCGAGGAACAGCTCCAGGCGGTTGCCGGCCGGGATGGCGTCGCCCAGCTGCGCGACGATGCCCAGCGACTGCGGCTCGACCACGGCGGCCACGGCGATGAATACCGCGGCCAGGCCGATCATGCTGTGCATGAAGGCGACCAGCTCGGGCATCTTGGTCATCTCGACGCGCTTGGCCATGATGGTGCCGGCCGTGCCGCCGAGCAGCAGGCCGAGCAGCACGTAGCCGATGCCGGCGCCTTCGCCCATCTGCGCGCCGAGCTTGTAGATCAGGCCGACGGTGGTGAGCACGGCGATGGCCATGCCGACCATGCCGAACAGGTTGCCGCGGCGCGAGCTGGTCGGGTGCGAGAGGCCCTT
This genomic window contains:
- a CDS encoding NAD(P)(+) transhydrogenase (Re/Si-specific) subunit beta translates to MSMNLITALYLVASVCFIQALKGLSHPTSSRRGNLFGMVGMAIAVLTTVGLIYKLGAQMGEGAGIGYVLLGLLLGGTAGTIMAKRVEMTKMPELVAFMHSMIGLAAVFIAVAAVVEPQSLGIVAQLGDAIPAGNRLELFLGAAIGAITFSGSVIAFGKLSGKYKFRLFQGAPVTFAGQHWLNLAFGLAIVGLGLAFTFTGDLTAFAVLVALAFVIGVLIIIPIGGADMPVVVSMLNSYSGWAAAGIGFSLNNSMLIVAGSLVGSSGAILSYIMCKAMNRSFFNVILGGFGAEAGATVAGSQEQRPVKSGSADDAAFLLGNADSVIIVPGYGLAVARAQHALMELTEKLTHRGVTVKYAIHPVAGRMPGHMNVLLAEAEVPYEQVHEMEDINPEFGQADVVLVLGANDVVNPAAKTDPKSPIAGMPILDAYKARTVIVNKRSMASGYAGLDNELFYMDKTMMVFGDAKKVVEDMVKAVEA